One window of Triticum dicoccoides isolate Atlit2015 ecotype Zavitan chromosome 5A, WEW_v2.0, whole genome shotgun sequence genomic DNA carries:
- the LOC119298159 gene encoding putative G-type lectin S-receptor-like serine/threonine-protein kinase At1g61610 produces the protein MAPLIFLLLLSQVLVCTAVDIINSTSPLSGTTHRIVSQGKKFTLGFYSPTQGNTTSSSSNTYYIAIWYSDILPVTTVWTATTDVPVSDPTRAALAMGSDGNLVLFDQYRNRELWSTNVSVPSNSTMAIIRDTGSLDLTDASNSSIIYWRSIDHPTNTWLPGGKLGLNKITGVSQRLVPWKNTADPSPGLFTLELDPNGTPQLFIQWNLSITYWSSGPWNGHNFSLAPEMTVGFTFDFPFINNDTEGYLFYSLRDDSVISRFIIDVGGQIKHLSWVDSSQQWMLVWAQPPIQCEVYALCGAYGSCNLNALTHCSCVKGFSQKVQSDWDLQDYSGGCKRNTPLHCQTNSTSAHAQTHQSDKFYVMEDVLLPDNAQGAVATSSHECQVVCLDSCSCTAYTYNHTGCFIWHGDLVNLREQYRGNGGGDLLLRLAASELADPKKPKMVIIGVAAGVGLIMLAMFFRYQKCCRDRRRHWVSENAGMIAAPTGFRYNDLLDDIQIATNDFGKGNMLGAGGFGMVHKGVLPDGKQIAVKRLCQSSKQGIGEWKSELVLVAKLRHRNLVSLIGICLEEQEKILVYEFMPNRSLDTILFDSEKCKDLDWGRRFKIINGVARGLQYLHEDSQLKIVHRDLKASNILLDFDYNPKISDFGLAKIFGGDQSEDVTSRIAGTYGYMSPEYAMHGQYSTKSDAFSFGVLVLEIVTGRRNSGSCTSEKYVYLVNLVWEHWVRGNVIELIDASLSRHPSPTEQNRPKDRPTMSSVNVMLSSHNVRLPPVSMPAFCDGLNGCSDNSEAASSNGVTMTRLDPR, from the exons ATggctcctctcatcttcctcctcctACTCAGCCAAGTCCTTGTCTGCACAGCCGTTGATATCATCAACTCCACCTCACCGTTGTCTGGGACGACACACAGGATTGTATCCCAGGGCAAGAAATTCACCTTGGGATTCTACTCCCCGACACAAGGTAACACCACCTCTTCCAGCTCCAACACCTACTACATAGCCATATGGTACAGCGACATACTGCCGGTGACGACGGTGTGGACGGCGACCACCGACGTGCCGGTTTCCGACCCGACCAGAGCCGCCTTGGCCATGGGCAGCGATGGCAACCTTGTCCTCTTTGACCAATACAGGAACAGGGAGCTGTGGTCGACCAACGTGAGCGTACCCTCCaactccaccatggccatcatcaggGACACCGGTAGCCTCGACCTCACCGACGCCTCGAATTCATCCATAATTTATTGGCGGAGCATAGACCATCCAACAAACACCTGGCTTCCAGGGGGGAAGCTCGGGCTGAACAAGATCACCGGCGTGAGCCAGAGGCTTGTTCCTTGGAAGAACACGGCAGACCCATCTCCAGGGCTGTTCACGCTGGAGCTGGACCCAAACGGCACGCCACAGCTTTTCATCCAGTGGAATCTGTCCATAACCTACTGGTCCAGTGGCCCTTGGAACGGCCATAACTTTAGCCTTGCACCGGAGATGACAGTCGGTTTCACATTCGACTTCCCATTCATCAACAACGACACTGAAGGCTACCTCTTCTACTCGCTGAGGGATGACTCGGTCATCTCGCGGTTCATCATCGACGTGGGCGGGCAGATCAAGCATCTGTCATGGGTGGATTCCTCACAGCAGTGGATGTTAGTCTGGGCCCAGCCACCGATCCAGTGCGAGGTCTACGCGCTCTGTGGGGCATACGGCAGCTGCAACCTCAATGCCTTGACGCACTGCAGCTGTGTCAAGGGGTTCAGCCAGAAGGTTCAGAGTGACTGGGACCTCCAGGATTACAGCGGCGGGTGCAAGAGGAACACGCCATTGCATTGCCAGACCAACTCGACTTCTGCACATGCACAGACTCATCAGTCTGACAAGTTCTATGTCATGGAAGATGTGTTGCTACCTGATAACGCTCAGGGTGCAGTGGCTACAAGCTCTCACGAATGTCAGGTGGTGTGTCTGGATAGCTGCTCTTGCACCGCTTACACTTACAATCACACTGGGTGCTTCATTTGGCACGGGGACCTCGTTAACCTCCGAGAGCAGTACAGGGGAAATGGAGGAGGCgatctcctcctcaggctcgcagcATCCGAGCTGGCAGACCCAAAAAAGCCCAAGATGGTGATCATTGGTGTAGCTGCTGGTGTAGGCTTGATAATGCTTGCAATGTTCTTCCGATATCAGAAATGCTGCCGAGACAGAAGAAGGCATTGGGTATCCGAGAATGCTGGGATGATAGCCGCACCGACTGGCTTCAGGTACAATGATCTATTGGACGATATTCAAA TTGCTACGAATGACTTCGGCAAAGGAAATATGCTTGGTGCAGGAGGTTTTGGTATGGTTCATAAG GGAGTCCTACCTGACGGTAAACAAATAGCAGTAAAAAGGCTATGCCAGAGTTCCAAGCAAGGGATAGGGGAGTGGAAAAGTGAACTTGTCCTGGTTGCTAAGCTTCGCCACAGGAATCTTGTGAGCCTCATTGGCATTTGTTTGGAAGAACAAGAGAAAATACTTGTGTATGAATTTATGCCCAACAGAAGCCTTGATACCATTCTTTTTG ATTCGGAGAAATGTAAGGACCTAGATTGGGGAAGGAGATTCAAGATTATCAACGGAGTTGCTAGGGGATTACAATATCTCCACGAAGATTCTCAGCTGAAGATAGTTCACCGGGACCTGAAAGCAAGCAACATCCTGTTGGACTTTGATTACAACCCTAAGATTTCTGACTTCGGCCTAGCAAAGATATTTGGAGGGGATCAATCAGAAGATGTCACCAGCCGTATCGCTGGAACATA cgGATACATGTCGCCTGAATACGCCATGCATGGTCAGTACTCAACAAAGTCGGATGCGTTCAGCTTCGGTGTTTTGGTTTTAGAGATCGTCACAGGAAGAAGAAACAGTGGCTCCTGCACCTCCGAGAAATACGTTTACCTCGTAAACCTT GTATGGGAGCACTGGGTCAGGGGAAATGTCATCGAGCTGATCGACGCATCGCTTAGCAGGCATCCTTCTCCCACTGAACAG AACAGGCCTAAAGACAGGCCGACAATGTCGTCGGTAAACGTCATGCTTAGCAGCCACAATGTTCGTCTCCCTCCTGTTTCCATGCCGGCCTTCTGTGACGGGTTGAACGGGTGCAGTGATAATTCAGAAGCGGCGTCCTCAAATGGGGTAACCATGACAAGGCTCGACCCAAGATGA